GCGTGGGAATTAATGGAATGGAGTGATGAATTTTTACTCTACGCCGCTTAAGGCGGGCCATCATAGAGAAAATCATACCTGCGACTTACTTTTTTGAATATTAACTGATAAACAATAAGCCAAATGAAAAATCTGAATAAAATGACCCGTGCCGAACAAACCGAATTGTACGATTTGATTACCGCCAGTGTAGTTAAAACCTTTAATAAATATGGGCATCGCATCAATCATGCAACGCTCAAGCGCGTGGTGTTCTATATGGACTGCTACGATATATGTATCAGCCATGTCATCAAACAGGTGGTGAAATACAATGCGGAGAAAGGAGAGTTTGAGGCATGGTTGAATCGGGTTGTGCACAACAAATGTCTGGACTTTATGCGGGCCCAGAAGAATGCTACCGTTGTGGTGCCCATAACTTATGACTATGACAATGCGCACACATTGTGGGAGAGCAAATCGCGCGAGGAGTTTGAGGCAATAGAACTCATGCTTGAAGCAATGGAAAACCTCTGTCCGCGTAAGCGCCAGATATTGGAGTTGCGATTGCAGAATTTGTCCTATGCGGAGATTGCCGAAATAATGAATGTCTCAGAAAAATCTGTAGGTACCATAATTAATCGCGCCAAACGCTACCTGAAGCGTTGGATGGAAGGGGGGAATAGGGCGGCTTGACCTTTTCGGTGTAGTGCAAAGCGTATTGATCGATCACGATTGAAAATGAATGTACCTCACGCATTGCGCCTGACCATTCCCCGTGGGTTGTCCTTTATGCCATTTGTTGCTGAAGGCAGTCTTCTGAATGCGCGGCACAATCAACCGGTCAAACGAATGACCTCGTTCCGCAAGTATAAATCTCCTGGTACCACCGTCTGTAGCGTTTAATTCCATAACCGCTTGGGCGGTGGTACCAGAACCCGCGTAAAAATCCAGTACCGTTTCGTCCTTCTCCAGGTTGAAATCAATAAGATAACGAATCAATGACACCGGTTTGGGATGGGCAAAGTCGCCAACTGATCCAAACTGGTGCTGCAGTTCGCGTGTGGCATCTTCATAGGTTCCCACATTCACTTTCGCATTGATGAGATTGGACGGGGTGTCTCTCCCGTATTCAGGCTTTCGGTAAACCGGTACCAGTTTTTTCGTCAGGAATTCCACACGGACACCCTGTGCCAATTGATTTTCGAAGTACTGTTGCGACCATTTGAATCGCCCCGAAAGAGTGGCCGGTTGTTGCAAAACGCCATCCTTTACGAGTAGCGGGGTTGTTAACGTGATTGCATATTTGGCCGTTCCGTATTCCCCCGGAGAAATTTCGCTGTTTTCAATTTTTGCCGGAGTGCCAGCCGGAAAGGTAAGTTCGCTCACAGCGTTTGACTGGTTGAGCAATGGATTGGCGCTTCTTACTTTGCGTTGCACACTTTGGTACCGCTTGGATCCGGGATCCTTTTCAAATACCAACAGGTATTCTACCATTTTTTTGCTTTTACGCGCAAGCCCCGAAGGAGAGTTGGTTTTTACCCAGGAGAACAAATCGATAAAAGCAAGTGATTCCGGTGCGGTTTGGATCTGTTTTAAAAGCGGAAACAACTGTTCCTTGCCTATGCTGCAAAACAGTGTTTTTTGGGGTGCCAGCAATGCGGTGGCCTCCGCGATTCGATCCCTGATCATGCGATGCCAAGCTACGGGTGAGTAAACATTCCGGTAATTCAATCGCGCGGTGAACTTGGGTTGATTGGCGTTGTACGGCGGATCGATGTAAATACAGTGGACCTGTTCCTTTTGATCTTCTTTTAACCAGCGCAACGCAGTTTCGTTTTCGCCGCGAATCAACAGTCCGTCCGGACGATCAATTATTGATTCGCATGCCGCGAGCAAATCTTTTACCAATGATTCAGAAAAAAACCGGGTATCGCACATCAGGTGCGGATGCTTTTTCAGGAAAGCAGAGGTGAGGGGTTTGGAATAACCTTTTATCCGGTCAATGCCGATGACTTTTATCCACTCCTCACGCTGCTGGGTGTTGGCTGCAATGCTTTTGTAAAATTTTCGTGGAATGTGCTTCAGCGAAATGAGATACCCGCCTGCTGCTATTTCCGGTGTCCGGGAACGTCGGGTAAGCACAGTTTCTTCGCATTGTGCAATGGTGTCAATTACACCCAAAGCCAACTGACGAAAGGCTTGGGCTTCTTCGATAAGGTGAAGCTTTTTGTCTGTGGATCCGCGCAGTGTATCCAGATTCAGCCAATTTTGTGTGATAAAAACGTCCAACCCTGCACCCAGAAATTCACGTGTATTCCGGCAAACGAAAAAGTCTGATGGTGCCTGAAAGACAAATTGCTTAAAGACCCTTTCCAGGAATGACATGCCCGATGCACGCGAGGTCCTCACCTTATGCATCAACACAGATTCCCATTCTCCGGGAATGTTTTTCTGAAGCTGTTGCCAGTCCGATTTAAACAACTCTGTTTGGCTTTGGTCGCTGTAAATCTGCTCCATCCAGATGGTCATTTCACCCGACTGGATTTCTGGTTTTGTTCGTGCCAGTCTTATTTTTGGAGCTTGGTTGAATGATTCGTGCTCCTGACGTTGAAGAATATTCTTCCAGGCAAAGTGCAAAACGTTTCCATTTTGAAGCACGATGCGCTGATTTACTACAAATTGCCAGGCTTCGATGTACAAATAATCTGGTGGAGCGGAATGAAGGTGACGTTTATCCTCATCGATTCGCCACAAACCACACTCAAAAAAGTTTTCGAAAAATTCGTGAAGCTTGGGCGCAACGGCAACTGCAGTTTCTCCAAACAATGTTTCCAGTTCACGAACAAGGTGTTCTTCTATCCAATTTCGAATGATGTTGCCGCGTTCATTCAGCCATGGATAGGGAGCCATTGGAAAAGGTGAAACCTCCGGAACCACGGTGTCGAGCAATGGTGTGAGTAGAATATGGTAGGACTCCGAAGTCATGGCGTTTTAAGCGTCCGAAGATAGGGATTGATATTTTTTGCGATATTGCCAGTTATCCAACCATCAACCCACTACCATGATTGTAAAATACTACGAAGACTCCGATTTGCGAAACGATGGTGAACGCCGCTTTGCTCAACTCATCGACCAGGTGTTTCGCTATGACCCGGATCATCATTGGTACGTGCTGCACGGACTTAATTTGTCGAATCACATTTCACAAAAAGAGGGGGAGTGTGATTTTGTGCTGATTTGTGAGAAAGGAATCGTAGTGATAGAATGTAAAGGAGGTCATATCTCCCGGCGCGAAGGAAGGTTTTACCGGAAAAATATCAACTACCACACCCGGGAATCTACAGGTACGGAAAGCAATTTTGATGACCCTTTTACGCAAGCTTCCCATAATGCCGGAACCATAGTTAAAACACTTCAAAAAAGAAAAGTCAAAGACACTTTTGTGGGTTACATGGTGTTTTTCGCGCACTGCTCCTTTAATTATGAAGGTACAGAATGGAAGCCAGATGTTCATTTTATGGACGGTCTAACTGATTCTGATGCGCATGGAAGAATTTTAAAAGCACTCGATTCCCAAAAAACCAAGGCGTCTGAAGAAGCCGGAAATCCGGATTGGAAAGCAATGAAACCCCTGTCGGTAGAAGCCATTAAAAATATCGCGAACATTTTCTCCCCGAATGTCACTCCGGATACCATTCGCGACAATATCAATTTTGGAATAGAAGAGACCCGGCGGCTTGCGGATATGCAGCGCGCAATTTTTGGTGGACTGAGCGAAAATAACCGGCTCATGATTCAAGGACCGCCCGGCAGCGGAAAATCACGGGCTGCACGCCATTATATGAGCGACCAGCATCGGCAGGGGAAAAGGGGTTTGTACGTGTGCTGGAATATTTTCCTGGCTGCTGAGATGGAGGCCTGGGTTAACAACGCGGGGCTGAATGTGGAGGTGAAACGCTATTACGATTGGATCAAAAAAGAATTGCTGGTGCAGTCAGGAATACCGGCCGATGAGTTAACCTATACAAACCAAAGCAGCAAAATTCCTGAGCTGCTCGCCAAAGTGGTGAATCGTTTTTCAGAAAAGCAGGATGGTATTGCCTATGATTATATCGTGGTGGACGAAGCCCAGGATATTTTTCACCTCGGAATAGACATAGTGCTCGATCATTTTGTAGGTGAATGGGGAGACGGTTTGCAAACGGGTTCTTACTGGTTGCTGTACGACACCCT
Above is a window of Cryomorphaceae bacterium DNA encoding:
- a CDS encoding sigma-70 family RNA polymerase sigma factor translates to MKNLNKMTRAEQTELYDLITASVVKTFNKYGHRINHATLKRVVFYMDCYDICISHVIKQVVKYNAEKGEFEAWLNRVVHNKCLDFMRAQKNATVVVPITYDYDNAHTLWESKSREEFEAIELMLEAMENLCPRKRQILELRLQNLSYAEIAEIMNVSEKSVGTIINRAKRYLKRWMEGGNRAA
- a CDS encoding site-specific DNA-methyltransferase, which gives rise to MTSESYHILLTPLLDTVVPEVSPFPMAPYPWLNERGNIIRNWIEEHLVRELETLFGETAVAVAPKLHEFFENFFECGLWRIDEDKRHLHSAPPDYLYIEAWQFVVNQRIVLQNGNVLHFAWKNILQRQEHESFNQAPKIRLARTKPEIQSGEMTIWMEQIYSDQSQTELFKSDWQQLQKNIPGEWESVLMHKVRTSRASGMSFLERVFKQFVFQAPSDFFVCRNTREFLGAGLDVFITQNWLNLDTLRGSTDKKLHLIEEAQAFRQLALGVIDTIAQCEETVLTRRSRTPEIAAGGYLISLKHIPRKFYKSIAANTQQREEWIKVIGIDRIKGYSKPLTSAFLKKHPHLMCDTRFFSESLVKDLLAACESIIDRPDGLLIRGENETALRWLKEDQKEQVHCIYIDPPYNANQPKFTARLNYRNVYSPVAWHRMIRDRIAEATALLAPQKTLFCSIGKEQLFPLLKQIQTAPESLAFIDLFSWVKTNSPSGLARKSKKMVEYLLVFEKDPGSKRYQSVQRKVRSANPLLNQSNAVSELTFPAGTPAKIENSEISPGEYGTAKYAITLTTPLLVKDGVLQQPATLSGRFKWSQQYFENQLAQGVRVEFLTKKLVPVYRKPEYGRDTPSNLINAKVNVGTYEDATRELQHQFGSVGDFAHPKPVSLIRYLIDFNLEKDETVLDFYAGSGTTAQAVMELNATDGGTRRFILAERGHSFDRLIVPRIQKTAFSNKWHKGQPTGNGQAQCVRYIHFQS